In a single window of the Leptospira sanjuanensis genome:
- the miaA gene encoding tRNA (adenosine(37)-N6)-dimethylallyltransferase MiaA, translating to MAKPILILTAPTGAGKTSLIIELDPTRFEILSFDSRQIYKEMPIGTAAPTAQQQAKIRHHLVEVLSPAETVDAGLYNRLAEEALRAVLDAGKIPVFTAGTGFYLKAFLFGMFPVPDIDEEVREKVLSMSLEEKRILLEKLDPDSLIKIFPGDDYRLGRALEVNLMGERWSSLQIDPSTSAIHKFDLEVALGVFLDLDRKELYERINQRAKQMIEAGMAEEAWTIRERYGETCPGLKSLGYNFALENKKGNSNLETFLADLSQSHRNYAKRQVTWFRKETYVQPMGRSEALERIKHIK from the coding sequence TTGGCCAAGCCGATTCTCATTCTTACCGCTCCGACCGGAGCGGGTAAAACCTCGCTCATCATCGAACTCGATCCGACACGGTTCGAAATTCTTTCCTTCGATTCCAGACAAATCTACAAAGAAATGCCGATCGGAACCGCGGCCCCGACGGCCCAACAACAAGCCAAGATCCGCCATCATCTCGTGGAAGTTCTTTCCCCGGCGGAAACCGTGGATGCCGGTCTTTACAATCGTTTGGCGGAAGAAGCGCTTCGCGCCGTTTTGGATGCGGGGAAGATTCCGGTCTTTACCGCGGGCACGGGATTTTATCTCAAAGCGTTTTTGTTCGGAATGTTTCCTGTCCCCGATATCGATGAAGAGGTTCGGGAAAAAGTTCTTTCCATGAGCTTGGAGGAAAAGCGGATTCTTTTGGAAAAATTGGATCCTGATTCTCTGATTAAAATCTTTCCGGGAGACGATTATCGATTGGGCCGAGCCTTGGAAGTCAATCTGATGGGTGAGCGTTGGTCATCTTTACAAATCGACCCTTCGACTTCCGCGATTCATAAGTTCGATCTGGAGGTCGCCTTGGGTGTGTTTCTGGATTTGGATCGGAAAGAACTTTACGAACGGATCAATCAAAGAGCCAAACAGATGATCGAAGCGGGGATGGCCGAAGAGGCTTGGACAATCCGAGAAAGATACGGCGAAACCTGTCCCGGTCTCAAGTCCTTAGGCTATAATTTTGCACTTGAAAATAAAAAAGGAAACTCCAATCTAGAGACATTCCTCGCGGATTTAAGTCAATCTCACAGGAATTACGCCAAAAGACAGGTCACTTGGTTTCGTAAGGAAACCTACGTTCAACCGATGGGCAGGTCCGAAGCGCTGGAACGTATCAAACACATAAAGTAA
- the hfq gene encoding RNA chaperone Hfq: MSAKNNIQDQLLNTARKDKLDLTIYLLNGVPLKGKVVSFDNFTIVLEQENKQSLVYKHAISTIIPSKIIKLYTEETKDAAQG; the protein is encoded by the coding sequence ATGTCTGCTAAAAACAATATACAGGACCAACTCTTAAACACTGCCCGTAAGGATAAATTGGATCTTACGATTTATCTTTTGAACGGGGTTCCCTTGAAAGGCAAGGTGGTAAGTTTCGATAATTTTACGATCGTACTCGAGCAGGAAAACAAACAGAGTCTCGTGTACAAACACGCGATCTCTACGATCATTCCTTCTAAGATCATCAAACTTTACACCGAGGAAACCAAAGACGCAGCGCAAGGATAA
- a CDS encoding mannose-1-phosphate guanylyltransferase, translating to MKQDKPVVLIMAGGKGERFWPRSRVSTPKQLQKVYSNKTLLRETLERALTITSIDRIYIGTNASLKKSILAQEKNFPEKNFIIEPEGKNTAPIIALASLYFREKYGDPIQVVLSADAWINPVKEFTKTISKALEQAENHLVLLGIKPNRPEVGYGYIETGKSTDGCFAVKSFYEKPDAKTALKYIKKKNFYWNPGIFLWKTSTILEEFKAYSPKILGPLEERFPFKKAGELPAAFKIIPSDPVDIAIMEKSSRIRMVEASFGWDDVGSWTSLERVMAGDGNGNRHMGKTILFHKSSGNITQTRKEFTAILGVNDLIVVEEEDVLFISTKTGVGDIKNLVAELRKNKTLQKYTE from the coding sequence ATGAAACAGGACAAACCGGTAGTATTGATTATGGCGGGCGGAAAGGGCGAACGTTTCTGGCCTCGTTCCCGCGTATCCACACCGAAACAACTTCAGAAAGTATATTCCAATAAAACGCTTCTGAGAGAAACCTTGGAACGCGCTCTTACGATCACTTCGATCGACCGCATTTATATCGGAACCAACGCGAGTCTGAAAAAATCGATTCTCGCTCAGGAAAAAAATTTCCCCGAAAAGAACTTTATCATCGAACCGGAAGGAAAAAACACCGCGCCTATCATCGCGCTTGCGTCCCTGTATTTCCGCGAAAAGTACGGAGATCCGATTCAAGTCGTGTTGTCCGCGGACGCTTGGATCAATCCAGTAAAGGAATTCACAAAGACGATTTCCAAAGCGCTCGAACAAGCGGAGAATCATCTTGTGCTTTTGGGAATCAAACCGAATCGTCCCGAGGTAGGTTACGGTTACATCGAAACGGGAAAATCGACTGACGGATGTTTTGCGGTTAAATCGTTTTATGAAAAGCCGGATGCGAAAACCGCTCTCAAATACATCAAAAAGAAGAACTTCTACTGGAATCCAGGAATTTTTCTTTGGAAAACTTCCACAATATTAGAAGAATTTAAAGCGTATTCTCCCAAAATTCTCGGACCACTCGAAGAGCGATTCCCGTTTAAAAAAGCGGGTGAACTTCCCGCGGCTTTCAAAATCATTCCTTCCGATCCGGTCGATATCGCGATCATGGAAAAAAGTTCCCGTATTAGAATGGTGGAAGCGAGTTTCGGTTGGGACGACGTGGGTTCTTGGACTTCTCTGGAAAGGGTGATGGCGGGCGATGGAAACGGAAACAGGCACATGGGAAAGACGATTCTCTTTCACAAGTCGTCCGGAAACATCACGCAGACTCGGAAAGAATTCACTGCGATCCTCGGTGTGAACGATTTGATCGTAGTGGAAGAGGAAGACGTTCTGTTTATCAGCACGAAAACGGGAGTAGGCGACATCAAAAATCTGGTCGCGGAACTCCGTAAAAATAAAACTTTACAAAAGTACACGGAATAG
- a CDS encoding chemotaxis protein CheW has protein sequence MSSEIDHQYILFSLGDEEYAIPISLVDEIIKINNLIRIPKAKTYFAGIMDIRGKVVKMVDLAVKLTVPREGEVVYDRAIVVKVGGQSVGIIVDKVANVVLFPPDSINPPPPSVKGISGRYITGIGKKDDRFIIIIDVEKILGAEDLAELGSNVG, from the coding sequence ATGTCATCCGAAATCGACCACCAATACATTCTGTTCAGTTTGGGAGACGAGGAATACGCGATCCCCATTTCCCTCGTAGACGAGATTATCAAGATCAATAATTTAATCCGAATTCCCAAAGCGAAGACATACTTTGCGGGAATCATGGACATTCGCGGAAAGGTCGTGAAGATGGTGGATCTCGCCGTGAAACTCACCGTTCCGAGAGAAGGAGAGGTCGTATACGACCGAGCAATCGTCGTCAAGGTCGGTGGTCAATCGGTGGGAATCATCGTGGATAAGGTGGCTAACGTGGTATTGTTTCCTCCCGATTCCATCAATCCTCCTCCGCCCTCCGTAAAAGGAATTTCAGGAAGATACATCACGGGAATCGGAAAGAAGGACGATCGTTTTATCATCATCATCGACGTGGAAAAGATTTTGGGAGCGGAAGACTTGGCCGAATTGGGAAGCAATGTCGGATGA
- a CDS encoding LIC_12238 family plasminogen-binding lipoprotein, with amino-acid sequence MKFLSSSQNAAFWLAFLFTNRLDAASVPTQRVLLKRKASPVPFRILAFSLLFVTATACFKPTGDFGWALLDEDKFNVLEKKIMTVGEYTITRENLIFPDDKTIRYIYRFSRSVPETAETYVSLSRFQLGYNEMDVLRKRPNPISRTIEGSFQGLTPGKYLLKVAYEGDVIDEVEFLVRSSQAAPYSEEPTSPTDDDIEKAMK; translated from the coding sequence ATGAAATTTCTTTCCTCTTCCCAAAACGCCGCTTTCTGGCTCGCATTCCTTTTCACGAATCGGTTAGACGCCGCATCCGTGCCAACACAACGCGTTCTATTAAAGCGAAAAGCCTCCCCGGTGCCGTTCCGCATTCTCGCCTTTTCGCTGTTATTCGTTACTGCGACCGCCTGTTTTAAACCGACGGGAGATTTCGGTTGGGCCTTGCTCGACGAGGATAAGTTCAACGTACTCGAAAAGAAGATCATGACCGTCGGAGAATATACGATCACAAGGGAGAATCTGATTTTTCCGGACGACAAAACGATCCGTTACATTTACCGATTTTCCAGATCCGTACCCGAAACCGCGGAAACCTACGTGAGTTTGAGCCGCTTCCAACTCGGATACAACGAGATGGACGTTCTACGCAAACGACCCAATCCGATTTCCAGAACGATAGAGGGTTCGTTTCAAGGACTCACACCCGGTAAGTATTTGCTCAAGGTTGCGTATGAAGGGGATGTGATCGACGAGGTGGAATTTTTGGTGCGATCCTCGCAGGCCGCTCCTTATTCCGAAGAGCCGACCTCGCCCACCGACGACGATATCGAAAAGGCGATGAAGTGA
- a CDS encoding CBS domain-containing protein, protein MYVKQILAKKGRKLLSVEPETSVMDAVKFMTKYDIGSVMILTDGKLKGIFTERDVLHLSAELGLDFFKKSVSEVMSTSLTTMSPEDDVDELLSIMLKKRIRHMPILEDGLLIGIISIGDAVKAKIEKTEEENKNLKQYMYNENGFI, encoded by the coding sequence ATGTACGTAAAACAGATCCTGGCAAAAAAAGGCCGAAAACTTCTTTCGGTGGAACCGGAAACTTCGGTGATGGACGCGGTCAAGTTTATGACCAAATACGATATAGGATCGGTGATGATCTTAACCGATGGAAAGCTGAAAGGAATTTTCACCGAAAGGGACGTTTTGCATCTTTCCGCGGAATTGGGTCTGGACTTTTTTAAGAAATCGGTTTCGGAAGTCATGTCCACTTCCCTCACCACGATGAGCCCCGAAGACGACGTGGATGAACTCCTTTCCATCATGCTCAAAAAAAGAATCCGTCACATGCCGATTTTGGAAGACGGACTTTTGATCGGAATCATCTCCATCGGAGACGCCGTAAAAGCAAAGATCGAAAAAACGGAAGAAGAGAATAAAAACCTCAAACAATACATGTATAACGAGAACGGATTTATCTAA
- a CDS encoding ATP-binding response regulator, translating into MNLNDKNSGPSILIVDDEWLIAFNLQVSLQKLGYLIAGTARTADEALELAERTKPDLILMDIRIEGELDGIQAAERIQKRMDVPVIFMTAFADEETFNRAVDKASLFGYISKPFQPQALKNSIEIALKQQQRFGKAREEGKEFRDVIQNIGEGAISLDREGKILFMNRTAEALTGWSLADVQGESGDKVLSLSTDDGENLRTKIGGIKPDHVKYIPSLLTRKNGSRIQVAFRVSPVRDEEGDIAGSIITLSELSSLSVSEKEISEMEKVIQSERRLDSIQKLAAGLAHEINNPLMGIINYGHIIRNHKGGDADTKNYARLVIEQGERIAAIIRNLLLFSRKDPEQPVQTNVKQLVGSVEGMISEMLKSQEIQLEKQIPEDLEVLLRPNQIREVLYNILYYYSENQKKALIHLKAAVDNGDGEPSTLKVLVSGKLGVDLNFSEESRFEPFENFRSNDARIGMGLSVCYGILQANRGQLLLKKSDAGWDFIIQVPV; encoded by the coding sequence ATGAATCTCAACGATAAGAATTCCGGTCCTTCGATCCTCATCGTGGACGACGAATGGCTGATTGCGTTCAACCTTCAAGTTTCTCTTCAAAAGCTGGGCTATCTGATCGCGGGCACCGCAAGGACCGCGGACGAGGCTTTGGAACTCGCGGAACGAACGAAACCCGATTTGATTCTGATGGATATCCGGATCGAAGGCGAACTGGACGGGATTCAAGCCGCGGAACGAATCCAGAAACGAATGGACGTTCCTGTCATTTTTATGACCGCGTTTGCGGACGAGGAAACGTTCAATCGAGCTGTGGACAAGGCCTCCCTATTCGGCTATATCTCCAAACCCTTCCAGCCCCAGGCTCTCAAAAACTCCATCGAAATCGCGCTCAAACAACAGCAAAGGTTCGGAAAGGCAAGGGAAGAAGGAAAAGAATTCCGGGACGTAATCCAAAACATCGGAGAAGGGGCGATCTCTCTCGACCGGGAAGGAAAAATTTTATTTATGAACCGGACCGCGGAGGCTCTGACCGGCTGGTCTCTTGCGGACGTGCAGGGCGAAAGCGGCGATAAGGTCTTGAGTCTTTCGACCGACGACGGAGAAAATCTCCGCACAAAAATCGGAGGAATCAAACCCGATCACGTAAAATACATTCCTTCTCTTTTAACGCGGAAGAACGGAAGTCGGATTCAAGTCGCGTTTCGGGTTTCACCGGTTCGGGACGAGGAAGGAGACATTGCGGGTTCCATCATTACTCTTTCGGAACTTTCCTCTCTTTCCGTTTCCGAGAAAGAGATTTCCGAAATGGAAAAAGTCATTCAATCCGAACGGAGACTCGATTCGATCCAGAAACTCGCGGCGGGCCTCGCGCACGAAATCAACAATCCTCTGATGGGAATCATCAACTACGGACATATCATCCGAAATCACAAAGGCGGGGACGCGGACACGAAGAATTACGCGAGGCTCGTCATCGAACAAGGGGAAAGAATCGCGGCGATCATCCGCAATCTCTTGTTATTCTCCCGAAAAGACCCGGAACAACCGGTGCAAACGAACGTAAAACAACTCGTGGGTTCCGTGGAAGGAATGATCTCCGAGATGCTCAAGTCTCAAGAGATCCAATTGGAAAAACAAATACCGGAGGACTTGGAAGTTTTGCTCCGACCGAATCAGATCCGAGAAGTCCTTTACAACATTCTGTATTACTATTCCGAAAATCAAAAAAAGGCTCTGATCCATCTCAAAGCCGCCGTGGACAACGGAGACGGCGAACCTTCCACGTTAAAGGTTTTGGTTTCGGGAAAACTCGGTGTGGATCTCAACTTCAGCGAAGAAAGCCGCTTTGAACCGTTCGAAAACTTTCGTTCCAACGACGCTCGAATCGGGATGGGACTTTCGGTTTGTTACGGGATTCTTCAGGCGAACCGGGGACAACTTCTTCTCAAAAAATCCGATGCCGGTTGGGATTTTATCATTCAAGTTCCGGTTTAA
- a CDS encoding class I fructose-bisphosphate aldolase: MIDKIKAALGAEADSLLNHTCKTIPKESLSLPGANYVDDILSKSDRNNSVLRNYQAILNTGRLAGTGYTSILPVDQGIEHSAGASFAKNPAYFDPANIVKLAIEGGCNAVASTLGVLGLVSRQYAHKIPFIVKINHNELLSYPNKFDQILFANVEQAFDMGAVAVGATIYFGSEESSRQIQEISEAFHRAHELGLVTILWAYLRNDGFKPDKIDYHLATDLTGQANHLGATIQADIVKQKLPEVFAGGFKDLKFGKKDDRMYTTLSADNPIDMARYQVANCYMGKVGLINSGGASGENDLGDAVKAAVVNKRAGGMGLISGRKAFQKPMKDGVALLNAIQDVYLSKDVTIA; the protein is encoded by the coding sequence ATGATTGATAAAATCAAAGCCGCACTGGGTGCAGAAGCGGACTCACTTTTAAACCATACTTGTAAAACGATTCCCAAGGAATCATTGAGCCTCCCCGGCGCCAACTATGTTGACGATATTCTTTCCAAAAGCGATCGAAACAACTCCGTTCTCAGAAACTATCAGGCGATCCTGAACACGGGAAGACTTGCCGGTACCGGTTATACTTCCATTCTTCCCGTGGATCAAGGAATCGAACACAGTGCGGGAGCTTCCTTCGCGAAAAACCCTGCGTATTTCGATCCTGCGAACATCGTAAAACTCGCGATCGAAGGCGGTTGCAACGCGGTCGCTTCCACACTGGGGGTTTTGGGACTCGTTTCCAGACAATACGCGCACAAGATTCCTTTTATCGTAAAGATCAACCACAACGAACTTCTTTCTTATCCGAACAAGTTCGACCAGATCCTTTTTGCAAACGTGGAACAAGCGTTCGATATGGGAGCGGTTGCGGTCGGAGCGACCATCTATTTCGGTTCGGAAGAATCCTCCCGTCAGATTCAGGAAATTTCGGAAGCGTTCCACAGAGCGCACGAACTCGGACTTGTAACGATCCTTTGGGCTTACTTAAGAAACGACGGATTCAAACCCGACAAAATCGACTATCACCTTGCGACAGACCTTACCGGACAAGCGAACCACTTAGGCGCTACGATCCAAGCGGACATCGTAAAACAAAAACTTCCCGAAGTTTTTGCGGGCGGGTTTAAGGATTTGAAATTCGGTAAAAAAGACGATAGAATGTACACCACTCTTTCCGCCGATAACCCGATCGACATGGCTCGTTATCAAGTGGCGAACTGCTACATGGGCAAAGTGGGTCTGATCAACTCCGGAGGAGCTTCCGGTGAGAACGACCTCGGCGACGCGGTAAAAGCTGCGGTCGTAAACAAAAGAGCGGGCGGTATGGGACTGATTTCCGGAAGAAAGGCGTTCCAAAAACCGATGAAGGACGGAGTCGCTCTTTTGAACGCGATTCAGGACGTTTATCTCTCCAAGGACGTGACGATCGCCTAA
- a CDS encoding cysteine synthase A, translating to MNVKQDFSSAVGNTPLILLKSFSEETGCKIYGKAEFLNPGGSVKDRAALYIVEDAERKGILKPGGTVVEGTAGNTGIGLAHICNSKGYKTLIIIPDTQSQEKIDLLRTLGAEVRTVPAVPYKDPNNYVKVSGRLAEEMENAIWANQFDNLANREAHYKTTGPEIWEQTEGKIDAWITSLGTGGTYAGVSLFLKEKNSKIKTIVADPYGSGIYNFVKKGEVLAEGSSFTEGIGNGRITENMKGAPMDDAIRVTDEECLGVVYQLLHKDGLFLGGSTGINVGAAVKLAKELGPGKTIVTVLCDSGARYQSRIFNEEWLASKGFSVPESAKRF from the coding sequence ATGAACGTTAAGCAAGATTTTTCGAGCGCAGTGGGAAACACACCGCTCATTCTACTCAAAAGTTTCAGCGAAGAAACCGGTTGTAAGATCTACGGAAAAGCTGAGTTCTTAAATCCCGGCGGTTCCGTCAAGGATCGGGCCGCTCTGTATATCGTCGAAGACGCGGAACGAAAGGGGATTTTAAAACCCGGTGGAACCGTCGTGGAAGGAACCGCGGGAAACACCGGAATCGGGCTCGCGCATATCTGCAATTCCAAGGGATATAAAACCCTCATCATCATCCCCGATACGCAGTCCCAGGAAAAGATCGATCTGCTGCGAACTCTCGGTGCGGAAGTAAGAACCGTTCCGGCCGTTCCATACAAGGATCCGAACAACTACGTCAAGGTTTCGGGTAGACTTGCGGAAGAAATGGAAAACGCGATCTGGGCCAATCAGTTCGACAACCTCGCCAACCGCGAAGCGCATTACAAAACCACCGGTCCCGAAATCTGGGAACAGACCGAAGGAAAGATCGATGCGTGGATCACCTCGCTCGGAACCGGAGGAACCTACGCCGGAGTTTCCCTCTTTTTAAAAGAAAAGAATTCCAAAATCAAAACGATCGTAGCCGATCCGTACGGTTCGGGAATTTATAATTTCGTAAAGAAGGGAGAGGTTCTTGCGGAAGGCAGTTCGTTTACCGAGGGAATCGGAAACGGAAGAATCACCGAGAACATGAAAGGCGCTCCGATGGACGACGCGATCCGCGTGACAGACGAAGAATGTCTCGGTGTCGTTTATCAATTACTGCACAAGGACGGATTGTTTCTCGGCGGTTCCACGGGAATCAACGTGGGCGCCGCCGTGAAACTCGCCAAAGAACTCGGACCGGGAAAAACGATCGTAACGGTGTTATGCGATTCCGGTGCGAGATACCAGTCCAGAATCTTCAACGAAGAATGGCTGGCCTCGAAAGGATTTTCCGTTCCCGAATCGGCAAAACGATTCTAA
- a CDS encoding LA_0442/LA_0875 N-terminal domain-containing protein — protein sequence MKFLHQFFFRPLFVPFRIGFVLFFLPSLLFAETILLKTGERTYATVIDQDPETVTIIKDGKREKLAKTKILKIIFKEIKDEQEIAKIIETEKKKLNKEGKKSDKEEQLDTFYLEQMIKENSYKIVQKRLAMIEKYLEERDGDWERYISAKRNPWEPVWKSAILPGWGHSFMRQEGWSSTYSTLFFVSLISYIGLDAAEKDRASAYNKKIEKILETQFTTNLIPTSGLPTGFMDQYNQITLFKNVNSLNGIRSDESQYKNAKHAAIGVAVGVYLIQLTHAYFTGKTWAQNNVIQSPTGEPVTEGFGVRGNPMVYKEIAGGSKSLDVGGQLLYSVFF from the coding sequence ATGAAGTTTTTACATCAGTTTTTTTTCAGACCTCTTTTCGTTCCGTTTCGGATCGGATTCGTTCTATTCTTTCTTCCGAGCTTGTTGTTTGCGGAAACGATTCTTTTGAAAACGGGCGAACGGACGTACGCGACCGTGATCGATCAGGATCCCGAAACCGTCACGATCATCAAAGATGGAAAACGGGAAAAATTAGCAAAAACTAAAATTCTCAAGATCATTTTCAAAGAGATCAAGGACGAACAGGAAATCGCAAAGATCATCGAAACGGAAAAAAAGAAACTGAATAAGGAAGGAAAGAAAAGCGATAAGGAAGAACAACTCGACACTTTCTACTTGGAACAGATGATCAAGGAGAACAGCTATAAGATCGTTCAAAAACGTCTCGCTATGATAGAAAAATATCTGGAAGAACGGGACGGCGACTGGGAACGTTATATTTCCGCGAAACGAAATCCCTGGGAACCCGTTTGGAAATCCGCGATCCTTCCGGGTTGGGGTCACAGTTTTATGAGACAGGAAGGCTGGAGTTCCACTTACTCCACGTTATTCTTCGTTTCTTTGATTTCTTACATCGGTCTCGACGCGGCGGAAAAAGACAGAGCCAGTGCGTATAACAAAAAGATCGAAAAGATTCTCGAAACTCAGTTTACGACCAACTTGATCCCTACTTCCGGTTTACCGACCGGTTTTATGGATCAATACAATCAGATCACTCTCTTCAAAAACGTAAATTCCCTGAACGGAATTCGATCGGACGAATCGCAATACAAAAACGCGAAACATGCGGCGATCGGGGTCGCGGTCGGAGTGTATCTGATTCAATTGACGCACGCGTATTTTACGGGAAAAACTTGGGCGCAAAACAACGTGATTCAAAGCCCTACGGGAGAACCCGTCACCGAAGGTTTCGGGGTTCGCGGCAATCCTATGGTTTACAAGGAAATCGCCGGAGGTTCCAAAAGCCTCGATGTCGGCGGCCAACTGTTGTATTCCGTGTTTTTCTAA
- a CDS encoding LIC_11321 family protein, producing the protein MKRRFEQKIGIVLIGILFLCGTLISKESDKKESERGLETSSKPAAQGCCRIKMAGGGYDYFMSTEEECAGHKQFHSFMKERTLCFESFPDRD; encoded by the coding sequence ATGAAGAGAAGATTCGAACAAAAAATAGGGATCGTGTTGATCGGGATTTTATTTCTTTGCGGAACTTTGATTTCCAAAGAATCGGATAAAAAAGAATCCGAACGAGGTTTGGAAACTTCTTCCAAGCCCGCCGCGCAAGGCTGTTGTCGTATTAAAATGGCCGGGGGCGGTTACGATTACTTTATGAGCACCGAAGAAGAATGTGCCGGTCACAAACAGTTTCATTCGTTTATGAAGGAACGAACCCTTTGTTTTGAATCCTTTCCGGATCGGGATTGA
- a CDS encoding sensor histidine kinase: MKELFKLPSPNSTHPNAWKKNIIHVLLLLSSCFGFLIYVPSVYLAWVQGLGEVVIVDTLALLLIWFLLLLPSKLYKPKSYFLLGLIFILGCLLYTKIGLGGAGILWFFLIPVFCGIFLSPTIALWGWALASVCVFSGALLAHYRIWIGNETPFQILVVGANFTFLCGILTFSIIAILRGLAEGIRKQKQLILLQRKTNKRLQNEISIRTETELQLTESLNDKETLFREIQHRVKNNIQLILAMMTLEQEKTKSESAKKAIASAMNRIQSMAMVQDYLFHKSTYKVIHAKDYLNSLVSHLFVSYGPSDGRIQSDCNIEEIFLPMDKAVPCGLIVNELLSNSFKHAFPDKRKGLITILFQKSASGYLTLEVADNGVGKDSADKDPQEGSSLGMNLIEALCMQLRGEMEVEKENGFRVRIRFFP, from the coding sequence ATCAAAGAATTATTCAAGCTTCCTTCCCCGAATTCCACCCATCCGAATGCTTGGAAAAAAAACATCATCCACGTTCTATTGCTTCTTTCGTCCTGTTTCGGATTTTTGATCTACGTTCCGAGCGTTTATCTGGCTTGGGTGCAGGGGCTCGGAGAAGTCGTCATCGTCGATACGCTTGCGCTTCTTCTAATATGGTTTCTTTTGCTTCTTCCGAGCAAATTGTATAAACCGAAGTCCTACTTTCTTTTGGGTTTAATCTTTATCCTCGGTTGTCTTCTTTATACCAAGATCGGACTCGGAGGAGCGGGAATTCTTTGGTTCTTTTTGATTCCGGTTTTTTGCGGAATCTTTTTAAGTCCTACCATCGCGTTGTGGGGTTGGGCGCTCGCGTCGGTCTGCGTATTTTCCGGAGCGCTTCTTGCCCATTATAGAATTTGGATCGGAAACGAAACCCCATTTCAAATCCTCGTAGTCGGCGCAAATTTCACCTTCTTATGCGGAATTCTCACCTTTTCCATCATCGCGATTTTACGGGGACTCGCGGAAGGAATCCGCAAACAAAAACAACTCATCCTTCTCCAGAGAAAAACGAACAAAAGACTACAGAACGAAATCTCGATCCGGACCGAAACGGAATTGCAGCTTACGGAATCGTTAAACGACAAGGAAACTCTCTTTCGGGAAATCCAACACCGGGTTAAGAACAATATCCAACTCATTCTCGCAATGATGACCTTGGAACAGGAAAAGACAAAATCAGAATCTGCAAAAAAAGCGATCGCTTCGGCGATGAATCGAATTCAATCCATGGCGATGGTTCAGGATTATCTGTTCCACAAAAGCACATACAAAGTCATTCACGCAAAAGATTATCTGAATTCATTGGTGAGCCATCTTTTCGTTTCTTACGGTCCAAGCGACGGGAGAATTCAATCCGACTGTAATATCGAAGAAATCTTTCTTCCTATGGACAAGGCGGTTCCCTGCGGCTTGATCGTAAACGAACTGCTTTCCAATTCTTTCAAACACGCTTTTCCCGATAAACGAAAAGGATTGATCACCATTCTCTTTCAGAAATCGGCTTCGGGCTATCTGACGTTGGAAGTGGCGGATAACGGAGTCGGCAAGGATTCCGCGGACAAGGACCCTCAGGAAGGAAGTTCTTTAGGAATGAATTTGATCGAAGCTCTTTGTATGCAACTTCGGGGTGAAATGGAAGTCGAAAAAGAAAACGGATTCCGTGTGAGAATCCGCTTTTTTCCTTAA